TCATCAACAGGGTAGAAGTGTGTAACCAGGAGCCCTGCAGCTAGGAAGCCAAGGATTATCAGGATGGCGTAGTAGCCCTTGGGGTTGTCAACCCGGATATTCCTCTGGTATGGCTTTATATTCTCCAGGTGACACTCAACTATCAGCCGCTCCCTGGTGGATCCCAGGGGGTGGCATGTTATGAGGAAAAGTTTAGCGCCCTGATTCACTGGCATCTGGTAGGATGCAGGTACGATGAATGAACTGTTGACGCGGTATTCAGCGAATCCTATGGACGGCCAGTTCAGGTATACCCTGTCCCCTGCCCTGAGTTTATCCAGGTGGAGGAATGGTGATCCATAGAGGGTCCTGTGCCCGAAGAGTATAACGGTCCGGTTTCCGGGAGGGTAGGACATGGGTTCATGGTACACCCCATAGAAGACTGACCTGTTGTTGATGGTCTCTGTGAGGTTTATGGATGGTATTTCAATAATAGGAACACTGACGTCAGGGCTGTGAACGGTTACCTGGGATGAATAAAAACTCACCTCAATGAGGGCGTAGAGGGATACTATGAACATGCCGGTGATTATCAGAAGGGTTGATGCTCTCATTTTCTGAAAAATGAAAAGTTTTGTGGTTGGATCAGCGTATGATCCTTGTGTATGCAACTGCGGCGGCTGTTACCAGCACACCAATCACAAGGGGCCCGTAGGGAGCACCTGTTTTAGCTCCTGAAGTGGACGGTGTTGATGGGCCTGTGGATCCAGAGAGGGTACCTGGAGGATAGTATCCGCTGCCAGTTGAGCCATTACCACTGACCTTGGCTGGCCATTCATAGGTGTAGACAAACCTCTGTGATGTCTCTGGTTCCATGGTGACATCCCAGGCAGCCACCTGTGTACCCACAAAGAGGTCGTCATCCACGAAGGCCTTCGGGCTGCTGTATATGAGCTTGGAGTTGGCAGGGGCGATTGGGGCCCTAACTATTCCGGAGACTGTTTCCTCATCAAGATTTACCAGTGTGAATCCGAAGGTGCCCTTCCAGTATTTGAGGTCAAGTGATGGGTTCAGCACCTCTATCTCATTTGGCATGAACCAGGAGGCCATGAGACCTGGTTCGTTTATGAGGGGCCAGTAGTTACTGTCATCAGATTCAACGTTTATGATGTAGCTGGGTATCTCCCCCATGTCACCTGTGGCCTGAAGACCGAAGGAGACGGTCTTTGTTTCCCCGGGTTTTATCTTCCATCCGTAGTCCCCTCCAAGCTGGGGGGTCCTTGATTTAACCATCTTGACCGCTGCAGGGTCTGTCCACTGGATGAGCCATCTTATGGTGCTGTTCTCAGAGAGACTTCCCTGGTATACCTGCCCTATCTTGAAGTACTGGACGTTGTTGTCGTTATTCTTTATCCTGACGGTGATAACTGCGGTGAGGTCCTTCAGCCTGAAACTTGTCGCCTCTGGCTTCTCCTTGACCCAGGTCTGCTTTGCAGCTGAGCCGGTATCTGAGACTCCCATGACAGAAATAATAAATATTGTCAGTATAGCCATGCACAACCATTTTTTCATAAACGTCCCCACACAGAATATTAAATAAAAGTTTAATAAATTTTTTGATTAACCGTATATACGTTGCAGCTCCTGTATCATCCACTGTGGTGCATTCTGTGTTGGCACTGTAAGGATTATGCTGTTCATGTTCTGTATCAGGAACAGGACATCCTCCCTTGGAACCTCCAGTATGATGAGGTAGTTGGTGTCCAGTTCACCGAGGTTTGATGATCTCTCATAATCTGATAGCCTTATACCATAGTTCTGGAGTATGGCGTTGATCTCTGCCTCATTGAGACCGCCGGATGCAGCTGCCCTTAAGAGCTGTTCAACATCCGTTGATGAGGCCCTCTCGTTTTCACTCTGTGACGTTATACTGTTCAGGGTCAGTCTCTGGGTGTTCAGTATTCGTGCATCAACGGCTCCGCTGTCCTTTGAGCGGAGAATTGCAAGCACAGTGGCACCACTTATACGGGGTGTTGATGCCGCCGGCGATGAGTTGTTCCCGGTCGCATTCTGGTTTAGGTAGACGTCCACCATGTCCCCAACACTTATAAGTCCACCGGCAGCCTGCAGCCTGGTTATCATGATGGGGACTGCAACCGTGTCAGGTGTCTGGATCTGTGTGTTGGCAAGGACTGTTGCATCTGCCTGGCTCACAAATTTCTTGGCATCGTCCACCTTCATTATAACACGCTTTTCCTGATCGTTATCGGTGTAGTTCACCATTACCCTGCCCACGCGGTCCTTCTTGATGTTTATCTGCTGGTTCTGATAGGTGCGCCAGGACTGGGTGGCTGGCCCCACAACATCAACTGCAAGGGCCTCCTCAGGCGTCACCGCGGCGTCTATCTGGGCAAGTATGGCCTGTTTCTGCGGATCAGTTGCAAGGGGCCCCTTGAAGAGGGCGTCAACCTCAGCGATCTTTGTTGCCTTGGCATTCTGCAGGGTCTCCTGGTATGGCTGGTAGACCAGGAAGTAGTACCCTGCCCCTGCAAGCACAAGGATTATGAGCCCGAATACAAGGGCGCCGATTATGGTTCTCTGATCCTCCTCGGGTATTCTCCTACCTATACCCCCTGAAGGACCATCTGGCTTCCTGGGGGGTGGTGTGAGTCTTGGCCTTGGTTTCTCACTACCTAGCCGCGGCTTTTCACCACCCTTAAGGGGCTTCCTGGGGGCCTTCTGATCTTCTGGCTTCTCAGGAGGCTTCAGTCTGGGGCGGGGTTTGGGCATGGGGCGGAGTTTTTTCTTATCAGACCCACCACCGCTGAATTTACCCACAAGTCCCTTCAGTTTACCCCCAATGTCAGAATCACCTTTACCTTTATCATTTTTACGGAGATCAGGAGGATTATTCTTCTCCCTATCATTACCCTTAATCTTGTCCAGCATCTAGATCACGTCTCTTTTAGATATTATAGGTACTGCAATATAGGTCAAAGTAGCGATGAAAAGTATAATTGCCACGGGACCTGCGACAACCCTGGCGACTCCTAGGATTTCTCCGGTTGCAACCGAGATTATGGCTGCGATTATCAGTATGAGGGCGACAATGGCCCCCCTATCACTCACCTTAGGGTATTCTATGCTGCTTATCATTAGAACCGAAACTAAAACCATTATGGATGCAGCGCTCAGTTCACTGTAAAATCCCGTGAGATAAAATGATGATACTATAACGGCCGCTACAGGTATTGGCAGACCCGTGAAGTTCTTCCCACCCCCTATGAGAACATTGAACCTTGAAAGTCTCAGTATACCACATAATACTATTAAGAGACCCACTAATATATTAATATATCGAAAATCAGCAGCAGCTGAATACATGAGAATTGAGGGGGCGACACCAAAGGAGATTACATCCGAAAGGGAATCCATGTTTTTACCGAATCCGTGGATGTCCCTTCTTCCTCTTTTCCGCGCAACCCATCCATCAAGGGAATCAAATAATACTGCCATGAGCATCATTATGCATGCAGGTTTGAGGGCGCCGTTAATGGATAGCAGAATGGAAAGATAACCTGAGGATGCATTTAACATTGATAAAAGATCGGGAAGGGCTATAAATGAGGTTATTTTCTTATCGTTCATGAGCTGCCACCTTCTTATATTCACAGTCCATATACCTTCTCACTCTGGATTGAACCTTGCAACAGCAGTCTCCCCAGCCATGGGCCTTGAACCCGTCCTCACAAGCACCTCACAGTTCTCAGGGAGTACGAGGTCCACGCGGGAGCCGAATCTTATCATACCTATACGGTCGCCCCTCTCCACATATTCACCCTCTTCAACGTACTGCACGATTCTCCTTGCAACGAAGCCCGCTATCTGGACAACACCAACGTTTCCATAATCTGTTTTTATCACAATTAAGTTTTTTTCGTTTTCAGTCAGTATCTTCGAACGGGCCACTCTGAACCTTCCATCAACATGCTCGGTGTATACAACCCTACCAGAGACAGGGGCCCTGTTAACATGGACATCGAAGGGTGACATGAAGGTACTTATGAGGATACCACCACCCCCATCAGGGAATATCCTGTCAATGAGGGGGTAGTCTGATCCAACCACTTCTATCCTGTCTATCTTACCTGAAAGGCGCCTCCCATCGGCTGGGGCAACAATGAGGTTCTCATCAGAGGGGGGTGTCCTCTCGGGGTCCCTGAAGAACTGCATCATGAAGGCTATAAACGTGAACATGAGTATGCTTATGGCGTGGTAACCAAGTAGCAGGGGAATGGTCGCCACACTCACAAGGAAGCTGACCCTCTTTGTAACACCCTTTACAAACAAATAACTCACCTGAACATCTGGATAGGATTCACATGGTTTTCTCCATGGGCCATGTGAGAATCTCAGAATGTGAATATTCTGGTGAAAGATATATATACTCATGTACTGAAGAGTAAATGTAATCCAAGTTAAAGATTAACTTCCCTCTGAGAGGGTGAACTTCATTCATGAGTTCCTTCTGGTAGATGTGATGGTGATGATAGAGAGTAAGATAAAGGTTCTCAGAAAGGCGGCACAGGTCTCAACGGCCCAGAGTTCAGATAGGTTGTGGTGTGTCATTGCAGGTAATGAGGATATGGTTAACTCTGTGGCATATGAGGCAATATCATCAAGGGACCTTGTAAGGATAGTCTTCAGGGAACACGTTACCATCAGAGACTCCTTCTTAAGGAAGAGGTTCGACCTAATCATGCTTTATGGTGACAGCAACAAGATAAGGGACCTTTCACTTATCTGTAAGGAGAAGGGGGGAGCCTACATTAAGATAGCCCCCTACTACGTTGAGAATGAACCCAACCTTGTCCTTCTTGTTGCACCTGAGAACTATATGAAGAAATTTGCAGGTGAAGCTGAAAAGAACGATGTGGGTTTCTCCTTCATACTTGAAGATAAAACAAGCGGTTTCATCGAGACTGACGTTTATCTAACAGAGAAGCTTCCTGCAGTAATAAGGAACATCATAGACCCCCTCTTCAAGGTTACAGACGTTGTACTTGTAACACTTCTCATCTCTGTCCATGAAAGGGGGGACGTTGAGAGGATAGCTGAAATAGCATCCCGTAACAACATATTTGCAGTTGACTTTAAAGACATATTTGAGGAGGAGTGACATGTTTTCATTTGGAAAGAAATCTGAAGAAAAACCTGAAAAGAAGAGCGCCATCACCAACACCCTCGGGATAGATCTGGGTACACTCAACACTGTCGTTGCCAAGCCGGCAGGGGATAAATTTGATATCTACAAGATCCCATCTGTGGTGGCTGTCAAGAAGGATGACCCATCCTATGTCCTTGCAGTTGGTGAAGAGGCAAAGATGATGCTAGGGAGGACCCCTGAGGATATAGTTGCAGTGAGACCACTGAGGAAGGGCGTTATTGAGAGTGTGGCTCAGGCAGAAGCCCTGCTGGTCTATGCAATGGAGCTGGGTGCCGGTGACTCTGATTCCATAGACCGGATAGTTATAGGCATACCCGGCGACGCATCAGAGGTGGAGAGGAACGCCGTTGAGGAGATAGGAAGGAAGGCCGGAGCCAGCTACGTCCTCGTTATAAGTGAAGGGCTTGCAGCAGCCATAGGGGCGGGTCTTCCAATAGCCGAGGCATCAGGGACCATGGTGATTGACATCGGCGCCGGTTCAAGTGACATCGTGGTGATATCCCTCGGCGGGATAACTGATATCCAGACAATAAGGGTTGGTGGAGACGACATAGACAGCAACATAGTGGAACTTGTTAAGGATAAATTCAATGTTGAGATAGGCATCCATGAAGCAGAAAAGGCAAAGATAGAGGTCGGAATGGTCAAATGCGATGAGGACCTTGAAAACCTCAAAACAGTGGTCATAGGAAAGTGCATGGAAACCAACAAACCCAAAAAGGTTGAAATCGATTCAGAGATGGTTGCAGAGGCAGCTGAACCCGTTGTGAAGGGTATCGTAAACTCCATCGCAGAGGTCCTGGAGAGGCTCTCACCCGAACTCATATCCGGGGTTTACAACAAGACAGTGGTTGTTGGCGGAACATCACAGCTGAGGGGTCTTAAGGAAAGGATCTACGATGAGGTGGGTATCCCTGTGGAGATATCAGATGACCCAATGACGGTGGTTGCCAAGGGAGCCGCGATAGTTGCTGCAGAGCCAAGGGCCCTCGAACCAGAGGTAAGGCTCAAGGCCATGAAATAATATTTTTTTAGACTTGAAGGGGCCTCGAGCGGATGAAGGTTCTCGGGATTGATGAGGCTGGAAGGGGACCGGTGATAGGCCCCCTGGTTGTCGCTGGTGTGATGATCCCTGAGAGGAAGTTCTCCATACTCCGCAAGATGGGTGTGAAGGACTCCAAGAAGCTCACACCAGAGAGGAGACGGTTCCTTGCAAGGAAGATAAGGAGAATATCCAGGGTATTCACGGTTAAGATCTCGGCCTCTGACATTGACAGAATGCGTGAAATGGGCTTCAACCTCAATGAGATAGAGAAGATAGCCATAAAGAGGATAATAGCAGAGGCCCGGCCTGACCGTGTGATCATTGACTCGGTGGATGTTAAGCCAGAGAGGCTTGAGGAGGAGATCCGGTCACACTTCGGGGAAATTGAGGTCACTGCAGAGCATGGTGCAGATACAAGGTACTACCCCGTGGCTGCAGCATCCATAATGGCCAAAGTCGAAAGGGACCTTGAAATAGAGAAAATAAAGAAGAAGAACAGGAAACTCGGTGATATTGGGTCCGGTTACCCGGCTGACCCGCGCACAAGGAAATTCCTAGAATCTTTCACATATGAGGAACTGCCAGGGTTTGTAAGGAGGTCCTGGGCAACAGTTCAGAGGAAGAAGCAGTGAATGAAGTGCCCTGGGGGGTTATGGCAGATTTTAGGGGATGAACATTCAATTAAAAGGCCAATTATGTCAAGTATATTGTTTTTGCTGGCGACTCTAGGACCTTGGGGCCAATATCTATTTCTTTAATCTTGCCTTCAGCAGTGTCGTGATTGCACAGTGTCCTTCGCAGCACTAGATTGAAACCACTATTCTTAAATAGACATCGATTATAATATCCCATCAGGTGAGGCAGAAAAATGTTTCTCGATCCGGTTATCAACTTTTTCGGCACAGTGCTTGAGATGTTCCGTAGTGGTGGTGTTATCACCTACATCATAGCACTGATAGGAATCTATGGATTCATCACAGCACTTGAGAAGATACACTACCTGAGGAAGATTTCACGTGTAAGCACTCCCCAGATAATAGGGGCTGTCAATGAGTCCATGGAGAAGGGCGGGGCCCTGGAGGCCCTCAGAGAGATAGGCCAGTACCAGAACCCCGTATCCAAGATAATATCAGAGGCCCTTAAAATAGGGTACCGTAACCGTTCAGAGGTTGAAGATGCCATGGAACGGGTGTTCATCGTGGAGATGAGCAACATGACCAGGGGCCTCGGGACCCTGAGGACAATCATAGAGGTGGCCCCCATGCTGGGTCTGATAGGGACGGTTATAGGGATATGGTACACCTTCAGGGCCCTGGGGGTTAACGCCGACCCTGCTGCAATGGCTGAGGGTATCTATGTGGCCCTGATAACAACAATACTCGGACTCGCCGTTGCCATAATCCTGATGCCACTGTACTCATACATAACAGGAAAGATCGATGATGAGATAGACAAGATTGAGCTCATAAAGAAGATGACAAACTGGGGCTACGCTGTTATGAGGATAAGGGTTGATGATGATGTGGAAGACGTGGTGAAGGCCCTCATGGAATCCGATGGCGTGGTGAGTGTCCGGGTCGTTGATGAACCCGATGCCAATTTGGTGGTGGCATTCAAGCCAAGCATGCTTGAGAAGAGCATAAACAACATTATAATTGAAAGGTGCGGTAGGAGTGCCGAGATCATTGAAAGTAAGCTGAGACAGTGATAGGATGGTTCTTGATACAGAAAGGTACAGGAACAAGGTACACGGGAAGCCCAGATTCAACATGGTTCCCTTCATTGACATACTCTTCACAATACTGATCTTCCTCGTTGTAACAGCAACATTCTCTGGAGGGGGGGCTGGAGAGGCATCTGGAAAACCTGAGATAAGTGAGAACACAGGGCCCTCAGAGTACTACCTCATCCCGGTGGCAGGCCTCAGGAGGGTCACCGTGAACGGCGTTGACATGTCGGACCGCATAAGGAACGGTGCGGTTGCCGTCCACACCAGGGTCATAGATGAGGGGGAAATAATAATAAGGCCAAGGGAGGGGGCCATAATAATAACCACACCCCCTGACCTTCCAGTTGAAATGGCTGTGAGGACACCCTCCTAGTCATTGCCTTCATGTTCACATAAAAAAAATTTGAAGTGGTGGTTTTTTTGTATCTTGGAAGAATACTTGCAGTCGGAAGAAACAGTAAGGGCTCCTTTGTGGCATACAGGGTTTCAAGCAGATCATTCCCCAACAGGACAACCAGCATACATGAGGATAGGGTGGCAGTTGTCCCTGTTGAGGGACATGAGGGGGACGTCTTCAGGAACCCATACATAGCCTACAACTGCATAAGGATAGTTGGTGATACTGCGGTTGTATCCAACGGCTCCCATACAGACACCATTGCAGATAAGGTGGCTCTTGGCATGAACCTGAGGGACGCCATAGGCCTTTCACTCCTTGCAATGGACTATGAGAAGGATGAACTCAACACACCACGCATAGCAGCGGCAATCAACGGATCAGAGGCATTCATAGGCATAGTGACTGCAGACGGAATAAGGGTTAGCAGGGTCCCTGAGGACACAGCAATGTACATCTCCACCTATGAACAGACAGAGCCAGCACCCACAGAATTCGATGCAGGAAGCCCGGAGGAGGCAGCTGAATTCATACTCAACAGGGGGGTCTTTGCCTCCTTCACCCACCCGATTACAGCCGCAGCTGCATTCAATGTCGGTGACGGATGGAAGCTGGCAGCAAGGGAGTAATAAGGGTGCTTGAATGGAAATAACCTTAATTGGAGTGGAGGGCATGCCCCTGGTGGGGGAGGGTGATGACATAGCATGTCTCATCATCAATGCCCTAAGAGGGACCGGTGAAGATCTCCTTGATGGCGACATAATCGTGATCGCAGAGACAGTAGTGTCGAAGGCAGAGGGCAACATAATAGACCTTGAAGGAATCGAACCATCCTCCAGGGCGCTGGATATGGCAAAGAGAACCGGTAAGGACCCATCACTCGTTGAAGCGATCCTGGGGGAGTCCAGTGAAATAATCAGGATCGGCCATGACTTTATAGTCTCTGAGACCCGCCACGGTTTTGTGTGTGCAAACGCCGGTATTGACGAGTCCAACGTTGACGATGGCCTTGCAACACCCCTCCCAGTTAACCCAGATGGGAGTGCAGAGAGGATTCTGAAAACACTGAAGGAGGCCACCGGAAGGGAACTTGCCGTCATAATATCTGACACCCAGGGAAGGCCCTTCAGGGAGGGCGCTGTAGGGGTTGCTGTGGGTGTCGCGGGTCTTTCACCCCTATGGGACCGGAAGGGTGAGACGGACCTCTATGGGAGGAGCCTTCAGACAACGAGGGTTGCAGTTGCAGATGAACTTGCAGCTGCGGCATCCCTTGTAATGGGTCAGGCAGATGAAGGCGTACCAGCCGTTATTATCAGGGGTTACCCCTGGGGGCACCTGAGATCCTCTGGAGGCATCAAACCACTCTTAAGGCCAAGGGAAATGGACGCTTTCAGGGACTGATCCAAGGTAGGAATGAAAATTGCCTTTTGGGAGTTAATCAATGATAACTGTTCTATCAGGAGGTACAGGAACACCTAAACTGCTGCAGGGGCTCGTCAGGGTCGTTGATCCCGAGGAGATAACAGTTATAGTGAACACAGTTGAGAACGGCTACTTTTCCGGAGTTTATGTAGCCCCTGACATTGACACGGTTCTCTACACCCTCGCGGGTATCATCAATGAGGAGACATGGTATGGTGTGGAGGGTGATACCTTCATCACCCATGAGGCCCTCAGGGAACTCGGATGCCCTGAACTCCTGAGGATAGGGGACAGGGACAGGGCATTTAAGATACAGAAGACCATCCTCATGGGGGAGATGCCCCTTCACAGGGTGGTTGAGGTACAGTCCAGGGCCCTGGGAGTTAAATCAAGGGTTCTGCCCATGAGCAATGAGGAATCTGACATAGTGATAGTCACCGACGAGGGTGATATGGAGTTCCATGAGTTCCTTGTTGAGCGGAGATCTGAACCGGCTGTCATTGATGTGAAATTCAGCAGGGTTAAACCCGCCCCAGGTGTACTTGATGCCATTGAATCGGCAGACATGGTTATACTTGGCCCATCAAACCCTGTCACATCCATAGGGCCAATCATACAGATGGAGGGGGTCGTTGATTCACTCAAAAGGGTGAATGTATCTGCCGTATCCCCCTTTACTGGCGGGAGACCCTTCAGCGGTCCAGCCGGCAAATTCATGGAGGCTAAGGGCTATGAGGCCTCAAGTCTCGGTGTTGCAGAGATCTATGGAGATTTCCTTGACAGGCTGGTAATCGATGAAACCGATTCAGGTCTCAGGGGGGAAATAGAAAAACTAATAAAAGAGGTGACGATAACAAAGACCAACATGAAAAACATAGGGGATAAAATAATGTTGGCCAGAATACTTTTGGGTGAAATATTATGATACAGATGACCTTAATTCAGATAGACAACTATGGGCCATGGACAGTCACACCAACCCCCCGTAATGAGGCTGATCTCCAGATACTGCAGGCAGAACTCTACGCTGACCTTCAGCGCCAGTTCGCTGCCCACCAGGGGCTGGTGTTCTTCACAAGATTCGATAACATGCTTGCAGTTACCAATGGGATGGACCTCGAGGACCACCGCAAGATACAGAAGTCCATAGGCAACAGGTACCCGATAACCGTTAGCATGGGTGTTGGTGCCGCTGAGACACCCTACGATGCTCAGAGGAACGCTTCAAGGGCTCTTCAGAGTCATGGAGGTGCCCAGTCAGAGGAGAGGAAGGAGGTCCTTGCCATTGACGGTCTTGTGGATGAGGGTTACGTGCAGATAGCCCACATCGATATCAACGGCATCACAGAGACAATGACCGATATTGTACCTGCCTATGACACATCCTTCATCGTGAACCGGGTTCAGCACTTCCTGATGAAGAAGCTGATAAATGAGGGAGCCCTTCTCTTCTTCATAGGGGGAGACAACTTCATGTCCCCGTGCAATGGCCTTGAACCTCAGGGGCTTCTACGGATAATCAATGAGATAGATGATGAAATAAACGTGGCACTTAAGGCAGGTATAGGTAAGGCCCCAACAGCCGAGAAGGCTGCTGGCCTGGCTGACCTGGCCCTCGAGGAGATAAGGGGCGGCTTCACCTATGACCTTGTCCATGTGATGAAGGAGTAATTGCCCTTTGATGCCTCATAAAATCAGGGTTGCTGATACTATAAGGGTCCTAGCCCCCATGGCAGGAATAAGTGACGCGGAATTCTGTCTGAAGCTTATCCCCTATGGATTCGATATGGTCACCCTTGGAGGTTACAATGCAGATAGAGAAACCTCAAGGGCCGGCAGGCTAATAGCTCAGCGGGGCAGACCTGAATTTGATTTTGACTGTTCTGAACTGAGGTCAATCATCGAGCATGAGGCCTTAAGGATAAGGGAACACTCAGATGTGAGGGTTTCAGTGAATCTCAGGGCCCTTGAACCTGAAAGGATAGTTGATATATCCTCAATTGAGTCTGTAGATGTTGTTGAGATCAATGCACACTGCAGACAGCCAGAGATAACAGAGATAGGGGCCGGCCAGGCGATGCTCCTTGACCCTGAATTCCTGGAGGACTTCACAGCTGAGGTCAAGGGGAAGGCCAGATCC
This region of Methanothermobacter thermautotrophicus genomic DNA includes:
- a CDS encoding MJ0144 family RNA dihydrouridine synthase-like protein, which encodes MPHKIRVADTIRVLAPMAGISDAEFCLKLIPYGFDMVTLGGYNADRETSRAGRLIAQRGRPEFDFDCSELRSIIEHEALRIREHSDVRVSVNLRALEPERIVDISSIESVDVVEINAHCRQPEITEIGAGQAMLLDPEFLEDFTAEVKGKARSQVSVKIRGNVPGVETVMVVEMLADIGVDYIHLDAMKHGEDRADLELVSTVSEVKGDSVLIGNNSVRDLESARAMLAAGADAVSVARAAISGRLGFDLRELKFNSD